The proteins below are encoded in one region of Chaetodon trifascialis isolate fChaTrf1 chromosome 11, fChaTrf1.hap1, whole genome shotgun sequence:
- the gadd45aa gene encoding growth arrest and DNA-damage-inducible, alpha, a has protein sequence MYNMTFEELNGDYSQERMDSVAKALEEVLTSALPQGCITVGVYEAAKSLNVDPDNVVLCILATDDEDVKDVALQIHFTLIQAFCCENDINILRVNNTRRLAEILGGGGGKQSGGEPMDLHCVLVTSPHSTSWKDPALSKVNRFCRESRCMDQWVPIINLPER, from the exons ATGTACAACATGACATTTGAGGAACTAAATGGGGATTATTCTCAAGAAAG AATGGATTCAGTGGCGAAAGCTCTGGAAGAAGTCCTCACCTCTGCGTTACCACAGGGCTGCATTACAGTCGGAGTCTACGAGGCTGCGAAATCGCTCAATGT AGACCCCGATAATGTGGTTTTGTGTATCCTGGccactgatgatgaagatgtgaaaGATGTAGCCCTGCAGATCCACTTTACCCTCATTCAGGCTTTCTGCTGTGAGAATGACATCAACATCCTGAGAGTCAACAACACCCGACGCCTTGCAGAAATactgggtggaggaggaggaaaacagagtgGGGGCGAACCTATGGACCTACACTGTGTCCTGGTCACA AGTCCACATTCTACATCATGGAAGGACCCTGCTTTGAGCAAAGTGAACCGATTTTGCAGAGAGAGCCGCTGTATGGACCAGTGGGTACCCATCATCAACCTGCCTGAACGATGA